In Bdellovibrionales bacterium, the following proteins share a genomic window:
- the psd gene encoding phosphatidylserine decarboxylase (Phosphatidylserine decarboxylase is synthesized as a single chain precursor. Generation of the pyruvoyl active site from a Ser is coupled to cleavage of a Gly-Ser bond between the larger (beta) and smaller (alpha chains). It is an integral membrane protein.): MSYWVGRLVHLRLPPPLSLWTVRWFAKRYRINLQEAELPIESYLSIGELFTRKLRPGLRPSNGDVVHPADSSLTQRGRIEKGLLFQVKGVSYLVEDFLSDSEASAKWEGGHYLTYYLCPTDYHRVHSPVHGFVKSLKYIPGNLWPVNNWSVNHIARLFARNERLIFNIQTQRGTVALIMVGATNVGKMTVSFDPELQTNQCSSRQIIEKNYDPPQELIPGEELGIFHMGSTVVMLYPPGFFRSEIRPGEPVTVRVGEELTDTF, encoded by the coding sequence ATGAGCTATTGGGTGGGTAGGCTTGTTCATCTTCGACTGCCTCCCCCCCTGTCTTTGTGGACTGTGCGTTGGTTTGCAAAGAGGTATCGAATCAATTTGCAGGAGGCAGAGCTGCCGATAGAATCCTATTTGAGTATTGGGGAGTTGTTCACTCGAAAGTTGAGACCAGGGCTTCGGCCTTCAAATGGTGATGTTGTTCATCCGGCTGATTCAAGTTTGACTCAAAGAGGAAGGATTGAAAAAGGGCTGTTGTTTCAGGTGAAGGGTGTATCTTACTTGGTTGAGGATTTTTTGAGTGATTCGGAAGCTTCTGCGAAATGGGAGGGTGGACATTACCTCACTTACTACCTTTGTCCAACTGATTATCACCGGGTGCATTCTCCGGTGCATGGATTTGTAAAGAGTCTTAAATATATTCCAGGAAATCTGTGGCCCGTGAACAATTGGAGTGTCAACCATATCGCCAGGTTATTTGCTCGAAATGAGCGGTTGATCTTTAACATACAGACTCAGAGAGGAACGGTAGCTCTCATCATGGTAGGGGCCACAAACGTGGGAAAGATGACGGTCAGTTTTGATCCCGAATTGCAGACCAATCAATGCTCTTCTCGCCAAATTATCGAAAAAAATTACGATCCCCCACAAGAATTGATTCCTGGCGAAGAACTAGGAATTTTTCATATGGGCAGCACGGTGGTCATGCTTTACCCACCTGGTTTTTTTCGTTCTGAAATTAGGCCGGGCGAACCTGTAACGGTGCGAGTGGGAGAAGAGCTCACTGATACCTTCTGA
- a CDS encoding FAD-dependent monooxygenase, which translates to MSRIFHNIKLGIDEDLEEKLSWLVPHYSSYHIMRQSVDARRRHSPHLIYSVEVFEENESPPDSTIKLEKVSFKGDPVIIIGSGPAGLFAALRLLERGIPCRIFERGSDCVKRLKAINHFWRYGELDHRNNVCYGEGGAGLYSDGKLITRIKSPHIPYVMQKLVEFGAPSEILYLANPHVGSDRIRRVIPQLRQHLLKLGCEIFFDTRITELLTENKMITGVKTEHGQSFRGQQVILATGHSAGDVFDHLLDLGVSMEGKSFAVGLRIEHPQKWIDQIQFREFAGHPKLGAANYKLAAHREEENTGVYSFCMCPGGYALSSGTEADGIVVNGMSNYRRNSAFANSAIVVTVDFKKSFAGDLMGGMKWRRSLEQAAFLAVQNEGGGRALPVQRVTDFLNQKRGPAIPSSSPSGVIPVRLDELLPSNICESLAWGLESFEKAMKGFVSPEAQFHGIESRTSCPLRITRDPQSLQSISHAGLYPTGEGAGYAGGITSAACDGIKVAEAIASL; encoded by the coding sequence ATGAGTCGAATTTTTCACAATATCAAATTAGGAATAGACGAAGATTTGGAGGAAAAACTCTCCTGGCTTGTCCCTCATTATAGCAGTTACCATATTATGCGCCAATCAGTCGATGCTCGAAGGCGCCATTCTCCTCATCTCATTTATTCGGTGGAAGTATTCGAAGAAAATGAATCGCCCCCAGACTCCACGATAAAGCTCGAAAAAGTCTCTTTTAAGGGCGACCCCGTGATTATCATTGGTTCGGGTCCTGCCGGCTTATTTGCAGCCTTGCGATTACTCGAAAGAGGAATCCCTTGCCGAATCTTTGAACGAGGCTCTGATTGCGTGAAACGCCTCAAGGCGATCAATCACTTCTGGCGCTACGGTGAGCTCGACCATCGAAACAACGTCTGCTACGGAGAGGGCGGGGCCGGTTTGTATTCCGATGGCAAACTCATCACTCGAATCAAAAGCCCCCATATTCCCTACGTTATGCAAAAGCTCGTCGAATTTGGAGCTCCATCTGAGATCCTCTATTTGGCCAATCCCCACGTTGGATCAGATCGCATCAGGCGGGTCATTCCTCAGCTCCGACAGCACCTACTCAAATTGGGATGCGAGATTTTTTTTGATACTCGAATCACCGAGCTACTCACCGAAAACAAAATGATCACGGGGGTAAAGACTGAGCATGGCCAAAGCTTTCGAGGCCAACAAGTCATCCTGGCGACAGGTCACAGCGCAGGGGATGTTTTCGATCACCTTCTCGATTTGGGAGTGTCAATGGAGGGCAAGTCCTTCGCCGTCGGCTTGAGAATTGAACACCCTCAAAAATGGATTGATCAAATTCAATTTCGCGAATTTGCAGGACATCCCAAATTGGGAGCGGCGAACTACAAACTTGCGGCTCATCGCGAGGAGGAGAACACAGGAGTTTATAGCTTTTGCATGTGTCCCGGCGGATACGCTCTCTCCAGCGGCACCGAAGCTGACGGCATTGTCGTCAATGGGATGAGCAACTACCGACGAAACTCCGCCTTTGCCAATTCGGCCATTGTGGTCACAGTTGATTTTAAAAAGAGTTTTGCGGGAGATCTAATGGGAGGGATGAAGTGGCGTCGCTCACTGGAACAGGCGGCCTTTCTCGCCGTCCAAAATGAAGGCGGAGGACGAGCTCTTCCCGTGCAAAGGGTGACAGATTTCCTCAATCAAAAGAGAGGCCCCGCAATTCCATCTTCCTCACCCAGCGGAGTTATTCCCGTGCGTCTCGATGAACTTCTCCCGTCGAATATTTGTGAATCCCTCGCCTGGGGTCTCGAATCCTTTGAAAAAGCAATGAAGGGATTTGTCAGCCCTGAGGCCCAATTTCATGGCATTGAATCACGAACATCTTGCCCATTGAGAATCACCCGGGACCCACAATCTCTTCAATCCATTAGCCACGCGGGCCTTTACCCAACAGGAGAAGGCGCTGGATACGCAGGCGGAATAACCAGTGCTGCTTGCGATGGCATCAAGGTCGCCGAAGCTATTGCGAGTCTTTAA
- a CDS encoding CPBP family intramembrane metalloprotease, which translates to MRSVDVYLIPYLFLLLSIGFAWRSATRNALIAIAGAVASGLILQILEPLALVGIAALGLSIWVPHSKLIRGSTGGMSRFLSYGLFLILAVLMLNHLAPGFNNLRMIESLRFSEDSKPFTMYLNFDKTIVGIFILLFFLRKRREQSFTFKRSFYLSVGRTLIALLSVLIPISLLTQYVRVDLKLPDQTWIWALNNLFFVCFAEEAFFRGFLQKGLTSLLPKTRSMSILSVTLAAAMFGLAHFKGGASYVLLSSIAGLFYGYIYQKTDRIESSILVHFGLNAIHFLFLSYPALV; encoded by the coding sequence ATGAGAAGTGTAGATGTGTATCTAATTCCGTACTTGTTTCTCCTGCTTTCTATTGGCTTTGCATGGAGATCTGCAACTCGAAATGCCCTTATTGCAATTGCCGGTGCGGTTGCGAGCGGCCTCATCCTTCAAATACTTGAGCCACTTGCACTCGTGGGCATCGCTGCATTGGGCCTAAGCATTTGGGTTCCTCATTCAAAGCTGATACGAGGGAGCACGGGAGGGATGAGTCGATTCCTTAGTTACGGACTTTTTTTGATCCTTGCCGTTTTGATGCTCAATCACTTAGCTCCCGGATTCAATAATCTCAGAATGATTGAAAGCCTCCGATTCTCTGAGGATTCAAAACCATTTACGATGTACCTGAATTTCGACAAGACGATAGTTGGGATTTTCATTCTCCTATTTTTTCTAAGGAAACGAAGAGAACAATCATTCACATTCAAGAGGAGCTTTTATTTGAGCGTAGGCCGAACCTTGATTGCGCTTCTCTCCGTTCTGATTCCGATCTCCCTTCTTACACAATACGTTCGCGTCGATCTTAAACTCCCCGATCAGACCTGGATTTGGGCTCTCAATAATTTATTTTTTGTTTGCTTCGCCGAAGAGGCATTTTTTCGCGGATTTCTCCAGAAGGGTTTGACGAGTCTTTTGCCAAAAACGCGATCCATGTCGATCCTATCGGTAACTTTGGCTGCGGCGATGTTTGGACTCGCTCACTTTAAGGGCGGGGCATCCTATGTCTTGCTCTCTTCAATTGCGGGTCTTTTTTACGGATATATCTACCAAAAGACGGACCGGATTGAATCCTCCATCCTTGTTCATTTTGGATTAAATGCTATTCATTTTTTGTTCCTGAGCTATCCGGCCCTCGTCTAA
- the scpB gene encoding SMC-Scp complex subunit ScpB, translating into MNKDGENKDGAKDENKESAHSELDSWAEFERNPSLSLEDSLLDEEVVILADSEEQDDSDLSPEDEASQFSAEGTELEGFESAAVEDAEFIEDDRIISIVESLLFSTEKPISMAQMRQVFKGTTVTSKQIRWAIDQLAVEFAGVRRGVTIEEINSGFQVRTKIDNLPYLRRMVKTRPFKLSGPALEVMAIVAYKQPVTKGGIDEIRGVESGHLLRGLMEKSLVNFAGKSELPGKPMLYATTRKFLETFGLRNIRELPSLSEIDELIPEGIGEMSEFDQKNERLEDITGDLSREAGFSYSEGEEELLKISSELEVITTSSNFFEEEKLRAKEKRDRERAQDIRDAITLGDVVEAKDRKWLERYEKSLEEAKAASEIVSPAAADVSSAKSQEEDTSSIELEIETAFDTFFDTGKQPDEKESWESLPVKTADKKPSSKIGNVSFDNFEKDLEVFKDSQ; encoded by the coding sequence ATGAATAAGGATGGCGAAAATAAGGACGGCGCAAAGGACGAGAACAAAGAAAGTGCTCACTCGGAATTAGACAGTTGGGCTGAGTTTGAAAGAAATCCGTCTCTGAGTCTAGAGGACTCGCTTCTGGATGAAGAGGTTGTCATCCTTGCTGATAGCGAGGAGCAGGACGATTCTGACTTGTCCCCTGAAGATGAAGCTTCCCAATTTTCAGCAGAGGGCACGGAGCTGGAAGGATTTGAGTCGGCAGCGGTAGAGGATGCCGAGTTTATTGAGGATGATCGGATCATTTCAATTGTTGAGAGTCTATTGTTCTCCACCGAAAAGCCAATATCAATGGCTCAGATGAGACAAGTCTTTAAAGGGACGACTGTAACCTCAAAGCAAATTCGTTGGGCCATCGACCAATTGGCTGTAGAATTTGCCGGTGTGAGGCGTGGGGTAACAATTGAAGAAATCAACAGTGGCTTTCAAGTTCGAACGAAAATTGATAATCTTCCCTACTTGCGGCGCATGGTGAAAACGCGTCCGTTCAAACTCTCAGGTCCAGCGCTTGAAGTGATGGCGATAGTTGCCTACAAACAACCGGTGACAAAAGGGGGGATTGACGAAATCAGGGGTGTTGAATCCGGGCACCTCCTGCGTGGTTTAATGGAAAAGTCTTTGGTTAATTTCGCTGGAAAAAGTGAATTGCCTGGCAAACCGATGCTTTATGCGACGACGCGTAAGTTTTTGGAAACCTTTGGGTTGAGAAATATTCGTGAGTTGCCATCGCTTAGCGAAATTGATGAGTTGATTCCAGAGGGCATCGGCGAGATGTCTGAGTTTGATCAGAAAAATGAGCGACTTGAGGATATCACGGGTGATTTGTCGCGAGAGGCAGGATTCTCCTATTCCGAAGGTGAAGAAGAGTTATTGAAAATATCTTCAGAGTTGGAAGTTATCACGACCTCATCAAATTTCTTTGAAGAAGAGAAATTGAGGGCCAAAGAAAAGCGCGACAGAGAAAGGGCTCAGGATATTCGCGATGCCATTACACTTGGTGATGTTGTTGAAGCCAAAGACAGAAAGTGGCTCGAGCGCTATGAGAAGTCCCTGGAAGAGGCCAAAGCAGCTTCTGAGATTGTGAGTCCGGCGGCCGCCGATGTTAGTTCTGCAAAATCACAGGAGGAGGACACTTCATCGATTGAGCTTGAGATCGAAACAGCCTTTGATACCTTTTTTGATACTGGAAAGCAGCCAGACGAAAAGGAATCGTGGGAGAGTCTTCCAGTGAAGACCGCTGACAAAAAACCTTCGTCCAAAATCGGAAACGTCTCCTTCGATAATTTTGAGAAGGATTTGGAGGTCTTTAAAGACTCGCAATAG